One Paraburkholderia sp. PREW-6R genomic region harbors:
- a CDS encoding IclR family transcriptional regulator C-terminal domain-containing protein, whose translation MTRPQLDKRDWIAGLEKGLAILEAFDSDHARMTPTQAAARTNMTRTAARRYLLTLEHLGYVQGDGKQFGLTPRVLRVGWSYFDSARLPKLVQPYLQQLSAAISESVYVSVLDEWELVFIARNGTSRVMTTGFVLGARVPAPLASPGVVLLAYKPDMDSVREWLDGTELLPFTPHTLTNKTRLMETIRQAHADGFAVIEQQLQIGIRGIAVPLKNRHGEVVGALSTNMPMGKEKTEAALSRVLQPLQDTALALLNVI comes from the coding sequence ATGACGAGACCGCAGTTGGACAAGCGTGACTGGATCGCCGGCCTGGAGAAAGGGTTGGCGATTCTGGAGGCGTTCGACAGCGACCATGCGCGCATGACGCCCACCCAGGCGGCAGCGCGAACCAATATGACGCGCACGGCGGCGCGCCGATATCTGCTGACGCTCGAGCACCTTGGCTATGTGCAGGGAGATGGCAAGCAGTTCGGTTTGACGCCGCGCGTGTTGCGGGTTGGGTGGTCGTACTTCGACTCAGCGCGTTTGCCAAAGCTGGTTCAGCCGTATTTGCAGCAGTTGAGCGCGGCGATCAGCGAGTCGGTGTATGTCAGCGTACTCGACGAATGGGAACTGGTGTTCATCGCGCGCAATGGCACGTCGCGCGTAATGACTACGGGCTTCGTGCTCGGCGCGCGCGTGCCGGCACCGCTTGCTTCACCTGGCGTCGTGCTGCTCGCGTACAAACCCGATATGGATTCCGTGCGCGAATGGCTCGACGGTACCGAACTGCTTCCTTTTACGCCGCATACGTTGACGAACAAGACACGTCTGATGGAGACGATCCGTCAGGCGCACGCCGATGGTTTTGCCGTGATCGAGCAGCAACTGCAGATCGGCATTCGAGGCATCGCCGTTCCGCTCAAGAACCGCCACGGCGAAGTCGTGGGGGCGCTCAGCACGAACATGCCGATGGGTAAGGAAAAAACCGAGGCCGCTTTAAGCCGCGTATTGCAGCCTTTACAGGACACGGCACTGGCGTTGCTCAACGTCATCTAG
- the shiA gene encoding shikimate transporter: MTFAVQSSEATTFVRSDKSRARKAALGSFVGAVVDWYDFLLYGIVAAIIFNREFFPQISPAMGTLAAFGTFGVGFLFRPLGGFVFGHYGDRLGRKRMLVLTVMMMGLSTALIGFLPTFATIGWWAPTLLVLLRAIQGFAVGGEWGGAALMAVESAPEKKKAFYSSGVQVGYGVGLILATGIVSILSQTMDNETFRTWGWRIPFVFSVVLVLIGLWVRSSMEESKEFVEKVEKPRHRARLPIVEALRQHPKAFLLIIALRLAELFTMYIVTAFALSYSTTNLGMPRQFFLNIGLLVGVVSVVTIPCFALLADRFGRRRIYIVGALVGMLSAVPFFLALDARSTLWIVVFAVLLANVAHDMVVSVQQPMFTELFGTEYRYSGAGVGYQVASVVGGGFTPFIAVGLVSFAGGSWHPVAAYLAVGCLLSLVVAARMKKH; this comes from the coding sequence ATGACATTCGCCGTTCAATCCTCCGAAGCCACCACTTTCGTCCGCTCCGACAAGAGCCGCGCGCGCAAAGCAGCGCTGGGCAGCTTTGTCGGCGCAGTGGTCGACTGGTACGACTTTCTGCTTTACGGCATCGTCGCCGCCATCATCTTCAACCGTGAGTTCTTTCCGCAAATCAGTCCGGCAATGGGCACGCTTGCCGCCTTCGGCACCTTCGGGGTGGGCTTCCTGTTTCGCCCGCTCGGCGGCTTCGTGTTCGGGCACTACGGCGACCGGCTCGGACGCAAGCGCATGCTGGTGCTGACCGTCATGATGATGGGACTGTCGACCGCGCTAATCGGCTTCCTGCCGACGTTCGCGACGATCGGCTGGTGGGCGCCGACGCTGCTCGTGTTACTGCGCGCAATCCAGGGCTTCGCGGTGGGCGGTGAATGGGGCGGAGCGGCGTTGATGGCCGTTGAAAGCGCACCGGAGAAAAAGAAGGCGTTTTACAGCAGCGGCGTTCAGGTGGGTTACGGCGTCGGACTGATCCTCGCCACCGGCATTGTGTCGATCCTGAGCCAGACGATGGACAACGAGACTTTCAGAACATGGGGTTGGCGCATTCCCTTCGTCTTCAGCGTGGTACTCGTGCTGATCGGTCTGTGGGTACGCTCGAGCATGGAAGAGTCGAAAGAGTTCGTCGAAAAGGTCGAAAAGCCCCGTCATCGCGCACGCCTGCCGATCGTCGAGGCGTTGCGTCAGCACCCGAAAGCCTTCCTGCTCATCATCGCACTGCGTCTTGCCGAACTCTTCACGATGTACATCGTCACGGCTTTCGCACTGAGTTATTCGACGACCAATCTCGGCATGCCGCGCCAGTTCTTCCTCAACATCGGTCTGCTGGTGGGCGTCGTGAGCGTCGTGACCATTCCCTGTTTTGCGCTGCTTGCCGACCGTTTCGGACGCCGCCGCATCTATATCGTCGGCGCACTCGTGGGCATGCTGAGCGCCGTGCCGTTTTTTCTCGCTCTCGACGCGCGTTCAACACTCTGGATCGTCGTCTTCGCCGTGTTGCTCGCCAACGTCGCACACGACATGGTGGTGAGCGTGCAGCAGCCGATGTTCACCGAGCTGTTCGGCACCGAGTATCGCTACAGCGGCGCAGGCGTCGGCTATCAGGTCGCGAGTGTCGTGGGCGGCGGCTTCACGCCGTTCATTGCCGTCGGCCTGGTCAGCTTCGCGGGTGGCTCGTGGCATCCGGTGGCGGCCTATCTAGCGGTCGGCTGCCTGCTGTCTCTGGTCGTCGCCGCTCGGATGAAAAAACACTGA
- a CDS encoding MBL fold metallo-hydrolase — protein sequence MTPPSIITIPILPLGMVHCHLVVGTTGCILVDTGTPGSETKIERALRKIGRGFHDVTLIVITHAHTDHAGSAARLRELTGAPILAHAADLDYYERRKEMTYCVAHWWGPLFLRSGLPLEPYLPFTPDILLQESASFDLSGYGIDGLATHTPGHTAGSVSVELSSGDALVGDLVASGVFLGGIMRKRHAMRPPFEDDPKAVSAALLGMVDAGIRRFHMGHGGPLPAEEVRRHAGSLQLLAPGRRYGMQATGCTCSQRKLTRMADQDFA from the coding sequence GTGACTCCCCCATCCATCATCACGATCCCGATCCTGCCGTTGGGCATGGTGCATTGCCACCTGGTTGTCGGTACAACCGGTTGCATCCTGGTCGACACGGGCACGCCGGGATCGGAGACGAAGATCGAGCGTGCGTTGAGGAAGATTGGCCGCGGCTTTCACGATGTCACCTTGATTGTCATCACGCATGCGCATACCGACCATGCGGGGTCGGCTGCCCGACTGCGTGAACTCACGGGCGCACCGATCCTTGCTCATGCGGCCGATCTGGACTACTACGAGCGGCGCAAGGAGATGACATACTGCGTCGCCCATTGGTGGGGACCGCTTTTCCTGCGCTCCGGGTTGCCTCTTGAGCCCTACCTGCCTTTCACGCCGGACATCCTGCTGCAGGAGAGCGCCAGCTTCGATCTGAGCGGCTATGGGATCGACGGGCTGGCAACGCACACCCCAGGCCACACGGCGGGCTCTGTGTCGGTCGAGCTGAGCAGTGGCGACGCATTGGTCGGCGATCTGGTGGCATCGGGTGTCTTTCTCGGGGGAATCATGCGCAAGCGCCACGCCATGCGTCCTCCGTTCGAAGACGACCCGAAAGCTGTCAGCGCAGCGTTGCTCGGCATGGTCGACGCGGGAATACGGCGCTTCCACATGGGCCACGGCGGTCCGCTGCCCGCCGAAGAGGTGCGTCGGCACGCCGGCTCACTGCAACTCCTTGCACCGGGCCGCAGATACGGAATGCAGGCGACCGGGTGCACCTGTTCCCAGCGCAAGCTGACGCGCATGGCGGACCAGGACTTCGCATGA
- a CDS encoding alpha/beta fold hydrolase: MDIQTNGTRIHVKQQGSGELALVFLHYYGGSSRTWDRVAGELSDRYRIVATDHRGWGDSEAAADGYRIADLAADAEGVIEALGLQRCVLVGHSMGGKVAQLIASRRPRGLEGLVLVAPSPPSPMRLSDEQRATLAGAYQSLESVEFVIDHVLTAKPLDAACRQQVIEDSLKGAPQAKAAWPNVAMREDISEAVAAIDAPTLVISGELDQVDRVATLQAELLPRIPHAALHILPGTGHLSPLEAPLEVAQTIARFVAAIEDRCAVCSTPGEVPVVFDAALNAGDLNALVSVFSNQATMRMTNGDVVQQNNAELRSGFAQLLALRPRIRNTVRRVLQSGDIALVLLDWTLNVTLPDGQPHVEHGTATQVMERGRDGGWRLRISNPLGLN, encoded by the coding sequence ATGGACATCCAGACGAACGGCACGCGGATTCACGTCAAGCAGCAAGGCAGCGGGGAATTGGCACTCGTATTCCTGCATTACTACGGCGGCTCGTCCCGAACGTGGGACCGAGTGGCAGGTGAGTTGTCCGACCGCTACCGGATCGTCGCCACCGATCATCGAGGCTGGGGCGACTCCGAGGCGGCCGCAGATGGCTACCGTATCGCTGATCTTGCTGCGGACGCCGAGGGCGTCATTGAAGCGCTGGGATTGCAACGCTGCGTTCTCGTCGGTCACTCGATGGGCGGCAAGGTCGCGCAACTCATCGCATCGCGCCGGCCGCGCGGGCTCGAGGGCCTTGTGCTCGTCGCCCCGTCGCCACCGTCGCCGATGCGCCTCTCCGATGAGCAGCGTGCGACGTTGGCCGGCGCGTATCAATCTCTTGAATCGGTCGAGTTCGTTATCGATCACGTGCTGACCGCGAAACCGCTCGACGCCGCCTGCCGCCAGCAAGTGATCGAGGACAGCCTGAAGGGCGCGCCGCAGGCCAAGGCGGCGTGGCCGAACGTGGCGATGCGCGAAGACATCAGCGAGGCGGTGGCGGCGATTGACGCCCCGACCCTCGTCATTTCCGGGGAGCTGGACCAGGTGGATCGCGTCGCGACGCTGCAGGCCGAACTGCTGCCTCGCATTCCGCACGCGGCGTTGCACATCCTGCCGGGAACGGGACACCTGTCGCCGCTGGAAGCTCCGCTCGAAGTTGCACAGACCATCGCGCGCTTCGTCGCGGCTATCGAGGACAGGTGCGCCGTGTGCAGCACGCCCGGCGAGGTCCCGGTGGTTTTCGACGCGGCATTGAATGCGGGCGATCTCAATGCGCTGGTCAGCGTGTTCAGCAATCAGGCCACGATGCGGATGACGAACGGCGACGTGGTACAGCAAAACAACGCTGAATTACGTAGCGGTTTCGCGCAACTGCTGGCACTCCGACCGCGCATTCGCAACACCGTGCGTCGTGTGCTGCAGAGCGGCGACATCGCACTCGTGCTGCTCGACTGGACGCTGAACGTGACGCTGCCAGACGGGCAGCCCCACGTGGAGCACGGTACTGCCACGCAGGTCATGGAAAGGGGACGCGACGGTGGCTGGAGACTGCGCATTTCGAACCCGCTGGGGCTGAACTGA
- a CDS encoding arsenic transporter: MNPVFLSWGIALAATAGVILRPFRWPEAIWAVIGALLLVALGLLPATLAWQAVGKGTDVYLFLIGMMLLSELGRREKLFAWVAGHAVNYANGSPRRLFLLVYLVGVVVTTFLSNDAAAVVLTPAVFAAAKKAQTKPLPFLYVCAFIANAASFVLPISNPANLVLYANHTPALGLWMARFALPSVLSIIATFVMLRFTQRVNLSGTCARDLPVEPLGTNGKLTLASMGVTAVTLLVVSAFDLQLGLPTAALGILTALIVLIKERQSPVELVSQISWSVLPLVAGLFVLVEVLDHTGVIHELSALLQQAAGQNASMTAALSGLVIAFGSNAINNLPAGLIASATALQAHAPERVIDALLIGVDLGPNLSITGSLATILWLSAIRREGEEVSFGQFLKIGVVVMLPALVLALASRLLTGH, encoded by the coding sequence GTGAATCCTGTCTTTCTCTCATGGGGTATTGCCCTCGCCGCGACTGCCGGCGTCATTCTGCGGCCTTTTCGCTGGCCCGAGGCCATCTGGGCCGTGATCGGCGCGCTGCTGCTGGTCGCCCTCGGACTCCTCCCCGCCACGCTGGCGTGGCAGGCGGTGGGCAAGGGCACCGACGTCTATCTTTTCCTGATCGGCATGATGCTGCTCTCGGAGCTTGGACGCCGCGAAAAGCTGTTCGCCTGGGTTGCTGGGCATGCTGTCAACTACGCGAACGGTTCGCCGCGAAGGCTCTTTCTGCTGGTATATCTCGTAGGCGTCGTGGTGACGACGTTCCTGTCGAACGACGCGGCCGCCGTGGTCCTGACGCCCGCAGTGTTCGCCGCCGCGAAAAAGGCGCAAACGAAGCCGCTCCCCTTCCTCTATGTGTGCGCGTTCATCGCCAACGCGGCGAGTTTTGTTCTGCCGATTTCCAACCCCGCCAACCTCGTGCTTTATGCAAACCATACGCCAGCGCTCGGTCTATGGATGGCGCGGTTCGCGTTGCCTTCGGTGCTGTCGATTATCGCCACCTTCGTGATGCTGCGCTTTACGCAGCGTGTCAATCTCAGTGGGACATGCGCGCGCGATTTGCCCGTGGAACCGCTCGGAACGAACGGCAAGCTCACCCTGGCGAGCATGGGCGTGACAGCAGTCACGCTGCTCGTCGTCTCAGCGTTCGATCTCCAACTGGGGCTGCCCACGGCGGCTCTCGGCATCCTGACGGCGCTGATCGTGCTGATCAAGGAGCGGCAGTCTCCGGTTGAACTCGTGAGCCAGATCTCGTGGAGTGTATTGCCGCTCGTCGCCGGTCTTTTCGTGCTGGTCGAGGTGCTCGACCATACGGGCGTCATTCACGAACTGTCTGCTTTACTGCAGCAGGCTGCCGGACAAAATGCGTCGATGACGGCGGCGCTGTCCGGTCTGGTCATCGCCTTTGGAAGCAACGCAATCAACAATCTGCCTGCCGGGCTCATTGCAAGCGCGACGGCGTTGCAGGCCCACGCTCCCGAGCGCGTCATAGACGCTTTGCTGATCGGCGTAGACCTCGGCCCGAATCTGTCGATCACCGGCTCACTCGCCACGATCCTCTGGCTGTCGGCGATTCGACGGGAAGGCGAAGAAGTGAGCTTCGGGCAGTTCCTGAAGATCGGTGTGGTCGTCATGCTGCCCGCGCTCGTGCTGGCGCTCGCCAGCCGCCTGCTGACCGGGCATTAA
- a CDS encoding metallophosphoesterase: MLSWVHFGDLHASSEDNYESLAHLRAMVRLVNRRLADRVNFVFLPGDNANNGMPEQFQRISGALSDLKLPFHVIPGDHDFEPGSLDAFNAFANALLPASCVVNGHRCIFLDVVSAGRGGPDFRLSDSDRQWLERELDTSARDPEPPVVFMHAYPGDVADGQALAEAFAHAKVAMVDTGHTHYNELLNDGFVVYAATRSTGQIEEDEGRPGFSVAAIDGGVVSWKFHPLNAASPFVMITRPSDWRLHRRRSTQDATGNESIRVLVSDDEVVSVTGTLGGMPLEFSPSACEPGIWHATPPTGKVSHRMPLTVTAHTADGRIGEDSIALAATGNAGGEIERRGALGTDAHAVEPWPEHGILGSQLGPNKNGRHW, encoded by the coding sequence ATGCTGAGTTGGGTGCATTTCGGAGATCTGCATGCCTCCAGTGAGGATAACTACGAGAGCCTCGCGCATCTGAGGGCAATGGTGCGGCTCGTGAATCGCCGCCTCGCCGACCGTGTCAATTTCGTATTCCTGCCGGGAGATAACGCGAATAACGGGATGCCGGAGCAATTCCAGCGGATCTCCGGGGCATTGTCGGATCTGAAGTTGCCGTTTCACGTGATCCCCGGCGATCACGATTTCGAGCCAGGCAGTCTGGACGCATTCAATGCGTTTGCCAACGCCCTGTTGCCCGCGTCGTGCGTCGTGAATGGCCATCGTTGCATCTTTCTGGACGTGGTATCGGCGGGTCGTGGCGGCCCCGACTTCCGGCTTTCGGATTCGGACCGCCAATGGCTCGAACGGGAACTCGATACCAGCGCCCGAGATCCCGAGCCGCCGGTCGTGTTCATGCACGCTTATCCCGGCGATGTCGCCGACGGGCAGGCGCTGGCGGAGGCGTTCGCACACGCCAAAGTCGCGATGGTGGACACCGGGCATACCCACTACAACGAGTTGCTCAACGACGGCTTCGTCGTCTACGCGGCCACGCGGTCCACCGGACAGATCGAGGAAGACGAGGGTCGTCCGGGGTTTTCCGTCGCGGCAATCGATGGCGGGGTCGTGAGCTGGAAGTTTCACCCGCTCAATGCCGCGTCGCCATTCGTCATGATTACGCGTCCGTCCGACTGGCGGTTACATCGCCGGCGTTCGACGCAGGACGCGACCGGCAATGAAAGCATTCGTGTGCTCGTTTCGGATGATGAGGTCGTGTCCGTCACCGGGACGCTCGGCGGCATGCCTCTCGAGTTTTCGCCCAGCGCGTGCGAACCCGGAATCTGGCATGCCACTCCGCCAACGGGCAAGGTTAGCCACCGGATGCCGTTGACGGTGACGGCCCATACGGCTGATGGACGGATCGGCGAGGATTCGATCGCACTAGCGGCAACGGGCAACGCGGGCGGAGAGATCGAACGCCGCGGTGCGCTCGGCACTGACGCGCACGCCGTCGAACCCTGGCCGGAGCACGGCATTCTCGGCTCGCAACTCGGACCTAACAAAAACGGACGTCATTGGTGA